The Juglans regia cultivar Chandler chromosome 1, Walnut 2.0, whole genome shotgun sequence nucleotide sequence aaagCGTCGAAGTTGGTACTGTTCGGTGCATGCATGCTCACAACTACAATTCACTTGCACTGGACGCAATGGAAGATTAATATATGATctgttaatatatatagctatatatagtGGTGGCGGCCTCTTGCATGGTTGCATATGCATTTGTTTAATTAATCTATATAGACGTTCCTGCATGCAGATGCTAGCTTAATTATGGCCTCGACTGTGGTACCTTTTCTTgatagagtaattttatatataaccgtgaagtgcgtaaatatatcgtaatcattttaaaaaatagtggagtctactattaaaaaattaattttttttcacgtgagtcccatgttttattcacttttttcaaaatgattatgctaCAATTgtacaattcacgattgtaaatatattttctgtcatgataagaaagaaactaaaaaaaccTACGACCAGTCTAGCTAGGCAATTATTCTCGCGGATCTGTGGGTTTTATTGTATTTCCAgacaaatacaaaaaagaatATACAAGTAGTACTGAAAATTATAGGATTAATTCCTTGATGACTTTATTCTCAGCTGATTCAgctatataattattctaattcGATCCTCTATATCTTAACATATAGAAGGTGATTATTCTTTGAATTGTTTGAAGATGAGGGAATTAACTCAAAGGtgcaaaagaaattaattaataagttatattttaactcGTCGATCCTGCATGGCCAGGTAATCAAAACTACCCAGTGCTGGCCAGTACTCCtagacatgatcatgatcagaaaTGCATTGGATTGAAGAGATCTGGATGATCACCTCATTTAAGCTGGTAGGGTATCTAATGATCTACTTGGAGGGCAGGTGCGGTTTCTTCCGATCGAGGTATActttaatatttcaaaacattgattttcAGAGAAAATCAGAACAACAAAAGCATACACTTGTAAATGCagatcacatgcatgcatggaactaaaccatgttttaaatggtttatattttttttttttcagtgctTGCAGAAGATCAAGAATACAAActcaaaaacttaaacttaatAATCTATGACGGTGATTCGTTTACTGATCTTAGGAAGAATGTGTGAAGTACTTTGAAGCTAGAAAatgcttataattaattatcatgtaAAATTTCAATAAGCTGCGCTTTTTCCCCTAATATTTTGATTCCCTCTGATCTCTTATCTTCGTAAGAAAGACGTTTAATTGTTAGAtgggtatgtatatatatacgtacgtgctgaagttaataataatatatggagTAATGTCGTCTTCTTCTGCATGCAAAGGTAAAGACAAACCATATACGTGGCATGGGGAAGTATATATAGAAAGTCCGAGTTTTAGATCATGTATTGGGTAGAAACTTAACTGGGCAAGCAATTCAGTTGTTTAGCTGACACTACAACCCTTGATTTTTCTAATGATTAATCACACTATATATTAAGGTGACATCACGTCCgattccttttttatttgagaagATAGTCCACTGGACAAGGAACCTTGGTTGAAGAAGCAATCTTAATTGTCTctatgtgtttgtgtttgtaaaATCTGTCAGTACGTAGCTTTTGTCAATAGTTAGGAGGTGTTTAATTTGAggttttaaattaaatcaatttaatttttttcccgtACTATCTCTAACCTTAATTAAGttggaaattaatattttaagattGATCATTAAGTACTTGTGCCGACAGCAAAATATCATGAAGAGGATGGAAGATGGGAGTTGGTTTGTTACTTCATTAATTTGACTCTATGCCCATTGATGTAATGCTTCAATATGATGATCATCAGCTTTACAAGTTTGAAAGAACTGTATTATAACTAGCTAGCTTAAAAATAATTCACTAGATCATTTTGAGttcatatatgaaattatcAAGCATTTCTGACGGATTATTTGTGATGGTAATGACTATTTACGACAAAACAGACTtattttgacagaaaataatcatttttgttgaaaataattgatcacaaataaacagttttcttgtagtgcgtacattcatacatattggAATATAATattctgaatatatatatatatatatgtatgtaatttaCACAATCTTAatttatggaatatatattcatatgtaCATATTTCAAATAATGGGACTGCAAATGAATTCTAAGACGAAATTAAGTTGAACATCATGTATGTACGTGTGCAAACTAACCTGTGAATATATAAAGCTAGGTAGCTTGAATTAGTTCGTGAACAAACTCACTATCAATATCAGTGATGGaaactttaaattatttatttcccaCCAAAGAAGAAATCAACAATGCCGCAAACTAATTTACATGCTTtgcttctatcattttttttttcatgatcaaTAATGAATGAATCTTCCTATCTGAGGAAAAAGTGATGAaatgaactctctctctctctctccctccctctctgatCTCTTTGTGTGTGTACGTGTGtgatgaatataatatatatatatatttatatatatatatatatatatatatatatatatatctaaaaacaGGACAAAGAAGAAAGGACGAAGGCATCAACGAATGCCATTGACACGTTCTCCTCGTTAAAGAAGATTTTCTTGGGGTGCCTAACGGGTCTGGTGGAATCTAGGGCGTTTGCTGCACCAACTTCCTGTCTAACTGGGTCACATCTTTTCATGTCCCTATCTCAGTAAGTTTTGTGATAAAACCAAAGTTCTCTGATTAAATTGCCATGGTGTCACATTTAGCATGATCGACCAATATTATATTGCTTGCGCCCATGCATGTTTGGTTCGTAAACTTTAATTTAGCATGAGTTATCTAGGtaagctagctatatatatgtatggagccgtaatactgtatatatatatatatatatatatatatatattatacaataaattcatgaatattatatataataaatattgctGTTTTGTGATATATATAACCTTAACTCGAAGAAGGCCTGTTTCGtttaagaagatttttttgaaaaagaaaaatgaaagcgCGAGATATATAGAACTGGCCATCATGAGCAATTAGGTGATCATAAATAGATAGATACAGCATGCATGGAGAATTTTGATGCATAATCAAATCCAATATTTTAGTAATCCAAATTAAGTACTGGATCCTCGAAAAGAAATAGCGCGCCTTTACGAGAGGGCCCTTGTGATTATCATGAAAACTAATTTACATGCAAAGGCTGATTATTTTTTGCACTTGAAAGGCGCGCATTAACcgaacaatattataatttacatgattatCATGATTTGGCACTATACGATTGGGGAAGTGCATGGATAGCAATAGATCGGAGATGATACGTACCGGAGAGAAGCAAAACCGGTCCATCCGATCGATCGAGAGTAGGCATGACATGCACTACGTTTGTCGTCTACAGCGTAAGCTGGCTAGAAATTTCAAAAAGCGACTCGGAGGACCCATCTATATAAATACGTAAAAAGATATACTGTGATGATCAGAGCCATGCAATCAGTGACGGAATCGGGCCTTTTGTTGCGTGAATGAAATGGGGTTGGTCCCTCTGACCAGCTATCATGACGTGCCACCTATTCCCTGATGTTGactaccatgcatatatattataagtttgatcgaattaataatttgataattattcagttaattttttttggaggAAAATTATTCAGTTAATTAAAAccagtatataaatatatatatatatatatataaataatttccctCACCCGtctgcatgcatgctttgtCACGTAtgctcttttcttttatatatagactaataaTTAGTAGGATATGATACTGCTATGATCTATTTTGGGTTCTCTTGACCTGATCCTCATCGATCGAGTAAGTCTTAAATTCTTTGACGTTCCTCGATGAAGTATGAAAGAGATggaaatatatatgcaaagcgcatatcattatatatataatattaattcgTGACCATTCCTCACTATTTGATCAAGCTATGAAgtgagctaaaaaaaaaaaaactaaaactcaATTAACttgatgtacgtacgtacgtgaacTAGGGTATGGTGTCTTTTAagacatgaatatatataaaccagATGTTAACAGCTAAGTGTTTGTGTACATtggttatataatttatacttAGAGTGCTGATCAAATGCATGCCTAACTAGCTGTGTGCATGGCAATGCTATTTTCTACCAGCTTGTTGTGGCTTTAGATCATCGAATATGATCCCAATATTATCTTTCCAATATCAAATGATCATGAGATCGTAGGCTTAAAAATAGTTCATAAATAGCCGGTTGTCTCTAGCATGAGATCGTAAAGCAAGTATGTACTGTGTATAAATAGTTCATTGCAATAGCGCGTCGTTTCgtatggagagaaaaaaaaaagaccttcGTTTCTAGGTCTTTCGCCCAGAGGATGGCTTCTGCCGGGGCCCCTTGGCTCCGCATGGGAGGCCAAAGTCCTTTGCGGACATGGTTTCTTAACCCTCTCCACCTCTTCCTGAGGTGGAGATCCCCCTCCGACCACCGAAAATCATTGATGGGGAAACTTGTGTTGTTTTATCTAAGGAGGAATTAGAGAAGTCAGCTTTGCCTTTTTGATATTCTTTGGTCCTGAAGTTCCTCTGGCAACGGCCAGGTCTTGATGCCATTCGATCTTTCATTCGGAGCCACTAGGGGCTTGATAAACAGCCGATTGTCTCTAGCATGCATAAACCTCACCTGGTGTTTTTCGGTTTGCACAGGAGGAAGATTTTTTGAAAGCTTTTGCTAGGGAGGCATGTGATGTTGATGGGGTTCCTTACCGAATGTTCCAATGGAGTATTGATTTCAATGAGGAGATAGAACTGTCATTGGTCCCTGTTTGGGTGGTTTTGCCGGGATTACCCCGAATTTCTACCATGACTCATTTCTTCGTAATCTGACTTCATCGATTGAGAGGTTTATTAAGCGTGACAACAGTACGAGATGTGCTAAGTCTACTGACTAGGCTCGTGTGTGTATCGAGATGGATGCAACTGCGAAGCCTATGGACAGGTTCGAGATTGTGTGAAGGAGGCTTGGAGGAATCCACAGTCTGGCTCGAGTATGGTTCAGTTGCTAAAAAACTCAAACTCCTTAAAGGGGTGTTGAGGTGGTGGAACAAGAAAGTTTTTGGATGGACGGGTTCACATATTCAGCTGTTGGAAGAAATGGTTCATATTTTGGAGTTCCAACTTCAGAATGGGCAATCGGAAGAtacaaaacttgatttggtgGCTACTAACGTGGAGCTAGCTACATGGGTTAGTAGGAAGGAAACTAGCTTGGCACAACAAGCTAAACAAGCATGGATGAGCAGGGTGAGGCTAATGCTACTTTCTTCCGTGCTATTTCTTCTAGGTCCCATAAGGTGGTTAGAGAGATGAAGTTGAGTAATGGTGTATGGCTACAATCCCTTGAGGCAGTGCACTTGGGTGTAGTGGGGGTTTTTAAAAACTTCTTGGCGTCTTCTCACTCAGGGTTGTTAccagatttattttctttggtagACAAAGTGGTAAGTGATTATGATAATAGTCAGTTTTTAGAGTTTCCTTCAATCCAAGAAGTTAAGGAtgctattttttctatttctattgaAAATAGCCTAGGCCCAGATGAGTTTGGGTCTGGTCTCTATAAGTCCTGTTGGAATATTGTTAGTGGTGAGGTTGTGGAAACTGTTCATGATTTGTTCAAGGGTTTAAACTTTCCcagatttttctcttcttcctttttggTGCTTATTCCTAAAGTGAAAAATCCTcaggattttgagaaatttcgacctattagtctttgttcagttttttacaaaatctatTCAAAGATACTAGTGGGTCAATTGTCACATTTTCTCCCTAGAATTTTTTCACAGGAGTAGGGAGCTTTTATTCTAGAgaggagtatttttgagaatattagtttGACACAAGAATTGATTCAAAGCATCAATAAGTCGAGTAAGGGAGGCAATGtggttttgaaaattgatatggcaaaTGCGTATGATAGTGTTGACTGGAATTTTCTGATTCATGTTCTTTCAGCATTTGATTTTTCGGAGCCTGTTTGTTGTATGTTTCGCCAGTGTATTTCCTCTCCTTGGTTTTCTGTTGTTATGAATGGTGTCCCCAAGGATTTTTTTCAAGCAGAGAGGGGATTGAGGCAAGAAGATCCTATTTCTTCTTATCTTTTTATAGTTGTGGAGAAGATATTATCAAAGGCTGTTGAGGCAAAATTTTCTAGATGGATCTATTGGTGTTTATTATCGCCTAAAAGGGACTCTGCTTGTTTCCCATCTTTTATATGCAGATGATATAGTGGTCTTTGCGAATGGAAGCAAGCCTTCTTTAAAAGCTTTATCTATTACTTTGGGAAAGTATGAAGAATGGTCTGGCCAAAGGGTGAGTAAAGAAAaatcctttattattttttcaagagaCATCATTGCTTCACGGCGCAGGGTTCTTTCGCGGACTACTAGTTTTTCTGAAGGCTCTTTGCCGTTTAAATATTTGGGAATTCCTATAGTTGCAGGTAGGCTCAAAGCTTCCTATTTTGATGAGATTGTTGGCAAGATTCGTGACAAATTTGGAGGGTGGAAAGCTCGGATGCTATCTAGTGGGGTGAGACTTTTTCTTCTTAAGCACATGCTTGGAAGTCTCCCTATTCATATTCTATCTGTTCTGCAGGTCCCTAAAACTATCTTAACAATGCTTAACAGGTGTTTCAGTATTGTGTTTTTTGGGCTTTCATGAAGGAAAACCAAAGAAGCATTGGAAAGCTTGAGAGATGATGTGTAAGCCGGTCCATGAAGGTCGGATTGGGGTGAGGGATTTGAATGATATGCAGAAGGCTCTTCACATGAAATTTGCATGGAGGCTCCTATTTGAAGACTCTCTGGTCACCTTTTTTTATGGCAAAGTATGTAAAACAAGAGCATGTTTCTCTCTTGAATCCAAACAAAGGTAGCATATTTTGGAGGATGGTGATGGAAGGTATTACAGATGTTTTTGCTCATTCTAAATGGAAAGTAAAGGAAGGGAAGGTTTCcttttggtatgacaaatgaCTTGGTGATGAACCTATAAGTGCAACGCGGGATGTTGTGGAGCTTCTAAGGCTTAAAGTAAGGGAATGCAAGTTGGAGGAGGGATGGGATATGGAGCTTCTTTCAAGGCTAGTTGGGTGTTAAAAATCAGAAGAAATTGTGGAGTTTTTGGGTGGACAAAAACAAGGGGATGATTTGTTAAAATGGGTAGCGAATGAGGATGAGAGATTTTCCACTAGAAGTGCGTGGGAATGTGTTAGACTGAGAGCTCCTATGATAAGGTGGGCGGATTGGATTTGGCATCCTTGTATGCCGAAATTTATTTCGACAACTATGTGGAAAAGTATAAATAATGCTCTTAGTATGGATGATAGATTACATTGAATTGGCATCTCTATTGTTTCAAGATGTGATTGTTGTGAGCAAAGGGGATATGgggatattaatcatgtgttggCGTTGAGGGAGGTGGCAAAGGGGATTTGGGATAAATGTGCAACTCAAGTGGGGTTGGCAAGGCATTCTTATCACACCTAGAGAGAAACAGTGCAGTATTGGTTTAATAAAGCCTCTAATACAATGATTAAGGGCCAACTTCTTGGTATCATCCCATCACTTGTTACTTGGCGTTTATGGACTCGTAGGTGCAATGCTAGAAAGGATAATAAGCATGGATCAGTGGAAGAAGTTTGGAGGAGTATTAAATTCTGGATAGTGAAGATCAGTGAGTAATTAAAAGCTATCAAAACCTATGTCTAGACAAGATGAAATGTTGTTGGCTGGTTTAGACCTCCCTTCTAAACCGAATCGTACAAAACTGGTCCATGTAGTGCAATGGAAAATGCCTCAACCTAGATGGTTTTAGCTTAATGTAGATGGAAGCAGCGGGGGAAACCCGGGTGTTGCAGGTGTGGGGGGAGTGATTCGGGATGACAAAGGCAAGATGGTTtcctctttttctatttctattggCAATGGTACTAACAATTTTACAGAGTTTTTGACACTTCTACATGGGGTAAAAATGGTTCGGCGATGTGAGATTTCAAAAGTTGAGTTGGAAATGGATTCAAAGATTGTGGTAGATTGGGTTCTTTCTTCCAAATGTCGTGTTTGGTACCTATAAGATTATTGGGAGGAACTCGTGTCTCTTTTAAAGGAGATCACCTTCAGTATAAGGCATATTTATAGAGAAGGGAATGCACCTGCTGATTTGCTTGCCAGAATGGGATCGGAAGGTATTTTGAATAGTTGTGACTCTTTGACAAGAATTCCACTGCTGCTTAGGGGCTTATTGCATACCGGCAAGTTTGGGATTCCTTATTTGAGGAATGCGTTGTAAGTTGGTTGGTTCAGtggatttttttgggtttgtttccAAGTAGGCAGGGTGATGTTTTTTCCACTATGGTTTTTCTTTAAGGTTCGTAGTAaggttttcctccaccataagtgatgattgtttttattaaaagtgaggtggcttgattttttttttttttaaaaggctcAAAAAGTAAAGCATTTCATTTATGCTATATGTGAAAtattaggccccatttggatacacagtttataattttcatcacatcttatcattataattttcttaaattctcattcaaaattaatatataataaaacaattcaactttttcaaatcccaaaataatattataacattaatattttatttaactttcatttaaaattattttatctcgtctcattatccaaactgcCTTAATTATAAGAACAGGATcctcttttataatatttaatttaaatcacGTGTTGTTAGGTTTGAACTTGATGATGAACTATTGATCAGCATACATAATTTTGGGCATGCacacaaaaggaaaaacattaaAAGTAATCAAAACTTAACCATGCATGATCATTACGATGGTAGAAACATATATACCCAGATCTAAGATGCCGCTCCGTCCATCGGACTCATGTTTGGATGCAATATGTCTGTGGGTCCCCGAAAAACACAAAATGACCGGGGTCCATTAGAattatttgcaaaaaataaagtcaATCCTTGACATCGTGGAGAAGGAAGGATATACGTGTTATTGCAAGAAGAAAAAAGGCTATGCCTTTTGTTTTAGTGAGCAGACTAAAGGGTATGGTTGTTTTGATAACAAATGGGAAGGTAGCACGTCAGACATGAGCTTCCATCTGTTGGGAATTGTAAATCCAGGAGACAGAGCAAAGAGTGTATATATACGGGAAGCTGCAGTTTTAGGTTGGATTCGAGGGAGGCAACCTAATCGTAAGGAAAGGTTAGATTTGAGTAGGGTCAGCCGATTCCTGAAGGAGATAAAAAGCTAAAAATGGGAAGGCCTCCTTCTTGTGATGAGAGTGGCCAGAAGAAAGGCCCTTGGGCACCTGAAGAAGACCAAAAGCTTGTCAAATATATCCAGAAACATGGACATGAAAGTTGGAGAGCTCTTCCAAAACTTGCGGGTATGGATCCATGCATGCACACCACTCCCAACTTTCCCCtgtcttctcttcttcttcttcttcttcatcttctcctcctcctctctctctctctgatctctctctctcgcacaaGTGAGTCTTCTTTGTGCTCCTTACAGGGCTAAACAGATGCGGGAAGAGTTGCAGATTAAGATGGATAAACTACTTAAGGCCTGACATAAAGAGAGGAAAATTTTCCCAAGAAGAAGAACAGACAATTCTGAATCTCCATGCCGTTCTTGGCAACAAGTAATTACACCAACATCCatttacttaatttataattgatataCCAAATACTTCTTAACTTGTATATATACTTGGTCTTACGGCTCTCTTaccagttttttctttttcccctctACAAGATGGTCGGCAATCGCAAGCCACCTACCCGGTCGTACGGACAATGAAATCAAGAATTTCTGGAACACCCATCTGAAGAAAAAGCTTATTCAGATGGGATTTGATCCCATGACCCACCGTCCTCGAACCGATGTCTTCTCAAGCTTTTCTCATCTTATAGCTATGGCTAATCTGAAGGAGCTTTTGGACGATCGCTCATGGGAAGAACAGGCTGTGAAACTACAAGCAGAGGCGGCTGTTCAAATGGCCGCTAATCTTCAATACCTGCAGTATCTCTTCCAACCTCTAGCATCCAACGGAACTACCACAAACAGCATAAACAGTTTCACTACTGAAATGGAGACTTCTACTCATTTGAATTTACTCTCTTCAATCAAAGATATTGACTTAGGTTTGAGTTCATCTCAATTGGACACCCCAACACAATCTCTTGTAACATCCACCCTTCAACCAGAACATGATGCAGTCCCCTTCTCTCATCTGCCTGACTTGCAGATCATCCCATGCGCATATGAAACACCGCTAGAAAAGGGATCTAATGTTCAAGCTCCTAAGTATACTGCGTTCAGCCTAGGAGAAGACTCTCCTAATACTCCATGGCTTGCTTCATCTTCAAGTAATCCATCTCCTAATTCTGTGGTTCCGCCTATGACAGAGTCTTCTATCAACAAGTTAGGCGATGTTTGTAGTACTTCAAGCTACGGAGGAGCTGCCCCTTCCTTTTGGCCTGATCTCCTCCTCGAGGACCTTTTATTTCATGAGATTTCTTAGGTTTGGGTCATCATGTGTCTCTGAGGTTTACAGTTGCACCAACCCTTCACTGTGTGTACTACTACTAGTTCGAAGCATACATACTCTTCATAATTATATGCATAATTATCTTTTGTCTGAACGGA carries:
- the LOC109019280 gene encoding transcription factor MYB93-like, translated to MGRPPSCDESGQKKGPWAPEEDQKLVKYIQKHGHESWRALPKLAGLNRCGKSCRLRWINYLRPDIKRGKFSQEEEQTILNLHAVLGNKWSAIASHLPGRTDNEIKNFWNTHLKKKLIQMGFDPMTHRPRTDVFSSFSHLIAMANLKELLDDRSWEEQAVKLQAEAAVQMAANLQYLQYLFQPLASNGTTTNSINSFTTEMETSTHLNLLSSIKDIDLGLSSSQLDTPTQSLVTSTLQPEHDAVPFSHLPDLQIIPCAYETPLEKGSNVQAPKYTAFSLGEDSPNTPWLASSSSNPSPNSVVPPMTESSINKLGDVCSTSSYGGAAPSFWPDLLLEDLLFHEIS